The following proteins are encoded in a genomic region of Candidatus Nitrospira nitrificans:
- a CDS encoding SGNH/GDSL hydrolase family protein, which produces MATQSSLVNGKSLSWMKVISFSLLPVMLILILAEGGLRVYALYFRTVYEQYNSVKGRLELVPNYQAVLPDGRIARVNSKGFVGPEFADPKAPGVFRIFTLGDSCTFGDWDISYAAYLGKRLNSTSQSYEVINAGIEGYNSEYALGRLRDDILKYQPDLVTIYIGWNDLMKTNPENISSSGRVTWLGRVLNRSYLYKGLSKVMFFHIRPLLSAPALKGDTSEYHVFDQFIPATYEENVSAMIALLKERNVSVLLLTRPTVLFLDMTAEDLRKQHVFFPFFPEAYSVPRLLSLHNAYNNSLRRLAARFDLALIDLDENFNQRDKRLLFWDTMHPSKAGHELIAGILSPAVQTIAMNLQRMDFPQR; this is translated from the coding sequence ATGGCTACTCAGTCATCTCTCGTTAATGGTAAATCGCTTTCATGGATGAAGGTCATTTCATTTTCTCTGCTTCCTGTCATGCTAATACTTATCCTTGCGGAAGGGGGACTTCGAGTATACGCCCTATATTTCAGGACTGTATACGAACAATACAATTCCGTAAAGGGCCGCCTGGAGCTCGTTCCAAATTATCAAGCCGTATTGCCGGATGGACGTATAGCTCGGGTCAACTCGAAAGGGTTTGTTGGTCCTGAGTTCGCTGACCCGAAGGCTCCCGGCGTTTTTAGAATATTTACGCTAGGCGATTCATGCACGTTTGGAGATTGGGATATCAGCTACGCCGCATATCTTGGGAAACGGCTCAATTCTACCAGTCAATCGTATGAAGTTATCAATGCAGGAATTGAAGGCTATAATTCGGAGTATGCGCTCGGCCGTTTGCGGGATGACATACTTAAATACCAGCCGGACCTGGTGACTATTTATATCGGTTGGAATGATTTGATGAAGACGAACCCTGAAAATATTTCTTCAAGCGGGCGGGTGACTTGGCTAGGCAGGGTTCTAAACCGCAGTTATCTCTATAAGGGTTTAAGTAAGGTCATGTTCTTTCATATTCGACCGTTACTTTCGGCTCCTGCCTTGAAAGGGGACACATCCGAGTACCATGTCTTTGATCAATTTATCCCGGCCACATATGAAGAAAATGTGTCAGCCATGATAGCTTTACTAAAAGAACGGAATGTGAGCGTACTGTTACTGACGAGGCCGACCGTTCTATTCCTGGATATGACGGCTGAAGATCTTCGCAAACAGCATGTGTTTTTTCCGTTTTTCCCAGAGGCCTATAGTGTACCGCGATTGCTCAGTCTTCATAACGCGTACAACAACTCGTTGCGTCGACTTGCGGCGCGGTTTGATCTTGCGCTGATAGATCTGGACGAAAATTTCAACCAGCGAGATAAGCGTCTCCTTTTTTGGGACACAATGCATCCCAGTAAGGCGGGACATGAGCTAATTGCCGGTATCCTCTCCCCCGCAGTTCAGACCATTGCGATGAATTTACAACGCATGGATTTCCCTCAGCGGTGA
- a CDS encoding alginate O-acetyltransferase AlgX-related protein, which translates to MEANQVKFEDAFASLLERQVEGVTGRSIEVINASVSGWGTDDELMYLMREGLRYRPDLVLVGMTLHNDVQDNQDEEFHVFTDGRLQEKPRSEISIGDFAFLQMKEFLASHSHLYQVLLRVKRFSWVQQEGNRLSSHVASLIKRQSTPEVVQAWDMTQHLFRKMKVESLKQGANVAVFLIPLWIQVSEERLQGFLSEHQLSIEQIAIDQPQSRMKAIGQEEQIAIIDLLHDFQRAEKEDPRKLYLLDDGHWTAEGHRLAASVVKERLSHLASCGKTPSVSC; encoded by the coding sequence ATGGAAGCGAATCAGGTCAAGTTTGAAGATGCCTTTGCGAGTTTGTTGGAGCGTCAGGTAGAGGGTGTGACGGGCCGCTCGATAGAGGTTATCAACGCAAGTGTGAGCGGTTGGGGTACCGATGATGAACTCATGTATCTTATGCGCGAAGGTCTACGATATCGCCCCGATCTTGTCCTCGTCGGCATGACGCTTCACAATGATGTCCAGGATAATCAAGACGAAGAGTTTCATGTGTTTACAGACGGCCGTCTTCAAGAAAAGCCTAGGTCGGAAATTTCTATAGGAGACTTTGCTTTTCTTCAAATGAAGGAGTTTTTGGCGTCGCATTCGCACCTCTATCAGGTTTTGCTTCGGGTGAAGCGGTTTTCCTGGGTTCAGCAAGAGGGCAATCGCTTGTCCTCTCACGTGGCTTCACTGATTAAGAGACAGTCCACGCCGGAAGTGGTGCAGGCGTGGGATATGACACAACACTTATTCAGGAAGATGAAGGTAGAGAGCCTGAAGCAAGGGGCGAACGTAGCGGTGTTTTTAATCCCGCTCTGGATTCAAGTTTCTGAAGAGCGGCTTCAAGGTTTTCTCAGTGAGCACCAGTTATCAATTGAGCAGATTGCGATTGATCAGCCTCAATCGCGCATGAAAGCGATCGGTCAAGAGGAACAGATTGCGATTATTGATTTACTTCATGATTTTCAGCGTGCTGAAAAAGAAGATCCTCGAAAGTTATATCTTCTTGATGACGGGCATTGGACGGCCGAAGGACATCGGCTTGCAGCGAGTGTTGTAAAAGAACGGTTGAGCCATTTAGCAAGTTGCGGGAAAACACCTTCTGTCTCCTGCTAG
- a CDS encoding O-antigen ligase family protein, which translates to MSPRFRQEKSANVPKTTEKGTIATWFIHSYIWLDLVRPSFVWHFPKLLSTVLFVSWLLQPDKRMPRQLLLMLCFLAVMVLDVPIAQNTFATVWTSYGMAVLFLGLCLPLVQFINSIARFQAIMHSLMGIFVVIGVWASFHRGYGPAAADGGQDENYVTACMVMGLPFFLYSYLAAETRRKKILYLAPIPILLLAVVVAENPSRGGFIGFICVIGYMVFYSRRRIAALISIGVLAVVVGVMAGATYWQEIGTITDTETGTADHRKDLWRIATYMFMSYPLTGVGPNNFRWRIQEFETSEIIQKYGHSLGGSAFTHSLYFELLAELGIAGVIIFGLLLVQNFRDLSQIKAGVRTMLDRESSVIRMGEFLDPHLPSPAILKLVHCYAHGLTASLIAFLVCSAFISTLYYSYWWLYSALIAGFRLVFERMVQIPTRELK; encoded by the coding sequence ATGTCGCCTCGATTCCGGCAGGAGAAGTCCGCGAATGTCCCCAAGACGACTGAGAAAGGGACGATCGCAACATGGTTTATCCATTCCTATATATGGCTCGATCTTGTCCGTCCGAGCTTTGTCTGGCATTTCCCGAAACTTCTTTCCACTGTGCTCTTCGTTAGTTGGTTGCTCCAACCCGATAAGCGCATGCCGAGACAGCTTCTTTTGATGTTGTGTTTTCTCGCTGTCATGGTCCTTGATGTCCCGATAGCTCAAAACACCTTTGCGACTGTATGGACGAGTTATGGAATGGCGGTTCTCTTTTTGGGGCTGTGTTTGCCGCTTGTGCAGTTCATCAATTCAATCGCCAGATTTCAAGCCATAATGCATTCATTGATGGGGATCTTTGTCGTGATCGGAGTATGGGCCTCGTTTCACAGAGGCTATGGGCCTGCAGCCGCAGACGGTGGTCAGGATGAAAATTATGTCACGGCTTGCATGGTCATGGGGCTTCCTTTTTTCTTGTACTCGTATCTTGCGGCAGAAACTCGTCGAAAAAAGATTCTCTATCTCGCTCCGATTCCTATTTTGTTGCTTGCGGTTGTCGTAGCAGAAAATCCGTCTCGGGGGGGCTTTATCGGTTTCATATGCGTCATCGGTTACATGGTGTTTTATTCCAGGCGCCGCATCGCCGCTCTGATCAGCATTGGCGTGTTGGCGGTGGTGGTCGGGGTAATGGCCGGCGCCACGTATTGGCAGGAAATAGGAACGATTACAGATACGGAAACAGGAACAGCTGACCATCGAAAAGACTTATGGCGTATTGCAACTTATATGTTCATGAGCTACCCATTGACGGGAGTGGGGCCTAATAACTTTCGTTGGAGGATTCAGGAATTTGAGACAAGTGAGATTATCCAGAAGTATGGACATTCGCTGGGTGGCAGTGCGTTTACCCATTCATTATATTTTGAGCTTCTGGCTGAACTCGGAATCGCCGGCGTTATTATCTTTGGGCTCCTCCTCGTGCAGAACTTCCGTGATCTTTCGCAAATTAAGGCAGGGGTTCGGACGATGCTGGATCGAGAATCTTCGGTCATACGTATGGGAGAGTTTCTCGATCCGCATCTTCCATCGCCAGCCATCCTGAAGCTTGTTCACTGTTATGCGCACGGATTGACTGCTTCCCTCATTGCATTTTTGGTCTGCAGCGCATTTATCAGCACTTTATATTACAGCTATTGGTGGCTGTACAGTGCGTTGATTGCTGGTTTTAGATTAGTGTTTGAGAGGATGGTTCAAATACCTACTCGTGAATTAAAATAA
- the asnB gene encoding asparagine synthase (glutamine-hydrolyzing), with amino-acid sequence MGRLRSPRSIIGRSMSCGYSRRLTKSLKEGNDNRMCGIVGMLDMKGRTVDPSWIDAMNDSIIHRGPDDSGTYVRGNMGLGMRRLSIIDVAGGHQPVYNEDKSVCVVFNGEIYNHLELRRDLERAGHRFYTNSDSETLAHLYEQYGVDGVAKLRGMFAYALWDERAEQLLLARDRVGIKPLYYTFIDGRLAFASELKALIRLPWLQQTINPAAIERYLAFLYVPGPETIYQDVLELPPAHVLVQKGGRTSIHRYWTLRYHSRTDVRIGEWTERVLHQFRDSVKSHLISEVPLGAFLSGGIDSSAIVAAMALESPKPVATFSIGHEGKGAFQDERQYARIVADRYRTDHHEFVVSADILGILPTLVACFDQPFADSSAIPNYYITKLTRQHVTVALSGLGGDEIGGGYERYLGMQWAEYFRKLPSLARGLFGEYWVHRLPDSPTGHPGMSRIKRFLSSAANPKVERYAAFIMAHSISERARILSPDFHAGAKPESSNEMVGAIFHSPDADSLLHYLLLCDMQLYLPGDLLMLTDRVSMLHSLEVRVPFLDHPFIELMAQIPARHKLTLWSKKALFKRAFRGLLPSSILDRKKLGFSVPMALWLRTDLKSLLCDVLSKDALKTVGYLEHVEIEKLISEHLSGTANHESKLWALINLILWEQQRRKI; translated from the coding sequence ATGGGAAGGCTGCGATCGCCGAGAAGTATAATTGGGCGGTCGATGAGCTGCGGTTATTCCAGGCGCTTGACCAAGTCGCTAAAGGAAGGGAACGATAATCGTATGTGCGGCATTGTCGGCATGCTCGATATGAAGGGCCGCACCGTGGATCCATCGTGGATTGATGCCATGAATGACTCAATCATCCATCGTGGTCCCGACGACAGCGGAACCTATGTCCGAGGAAACATGGGACTTGGGATGCGGCGCCTTTCCATTATTGATGTGGCCGGCGGTCATCAACCGGTCTACAACGAAGACAAGAGCGTCTGTGTTGTTTTTAATGGAGAAATCTATAATCATCTCGAACTGCGGCGAGATCTTGAACGGGCCGGACATCGATTTTACACGAACAGCGACTCGGAAACGCTGGCTCATCTCTATGAGCAGTACGGGGTGGATGGTGTCGCAAAGCTTCGCGGCATGTTTGCTTACGCGCTTTGGGATGAAAGGGCTGAGCAGCTTCTGTTGGCCAGAGATCGTGTAGGCATCAAGCCGCTGTATTACACCTTCATCGACGGCCGGTTGGCATTTGCTTCTGAGCTGAAAGCGCTGATTCGGCTTCCTTGGCTACAGCAGACAATTAATCCTGCCGCGATCGAGCGGTATTTGGCTTTTCTCTATGTCCCCGGGCCTGAGACTATCTATCAAGATGTGCTTGAACTGCCTCCGGCTCACGTACTCGTACAGAAGGGTGGACGAACGTCGATTCACCGCTATTGGACGTTGAGGTACCACTCCCGCACTGACGTCCGGATTGGTGAATGGACGGAGCGCGTGCTTCATCAGTTTCGTGACAGCGTAAAAAGTCACTTGATTAGCGAAGTGCCATTAGGCGCATTTCTATCCGGCGGGATTGATTCGAGCGCGATCGTCGCGGCGATGGCCTTGGAGTCGCCGAAGCCTGTGGCGACGTTTTCGATCGGACACGAGGGAAAAGGAGCCTTTCAGGACGAGCGGCAATACGCTCGAATAGTCGCCGATCGCTATCGGACAGACCATCATGAGTTTGTTGTATCCGCAGATATTCTAGGTATTCTTCCAACGCTGGTTGCATGCTTCGATCAGCCATTTGCGGACTCCTCTGCGATTCCTAACTACTACATTACCAAGCTGACGAGGCAGCATGTGACTGTGGCCTTATCGGGGTTAGGAGGAGATGAGATAGGGGGAGGATATGAGCGCTACTTGGGCATGCAGTGGGCAGAGTACTTTCGAAAGCTTCCGAGTCTTGCACGAGGGTTATTCGGGGAATATTGGGTGCATCGATTGCCGGACTCTCCAACCGGTCATCCGGGCATGAGCCGTATTAAACGATTTCTTTCTTCTGCGGCAAATCCAAAGGTCGAGCGCTATGCCGCCTTCATTATGGCGCATTCCATTTCTGAACGGGCACGGATTCTCTCGCCTGACTTTCATGCCGGTGCCAAGCCGGAGTCCTCGAATGAGATGGTCGGAGCCATATTTCATTCTCCTGACGCCGATAGTTTACTGCACTATCTGTTGCTTTGTGACATGCAACTGTATCTTCCTGGTGATTTGTTGATGCTGACGGATCGAGTAAGTATGCTCCATTCATTGGAAGTGCGGGTGCCGTTTCTCGATCATCCGTTCATTGAATTGATGGCGCAAATTCCAGCGCGGCACAAGCTCACCCTATGGTCAAAAAAAGCGCTGTTTAAGCGGGCGTTTCGGGGCCTATTGCCGTCCAGCATCCTTGACCGTAAGAAGCTTGGATTTTCGGTTCCGATGGCGTTGTGGTTGCGTACTGATTTGAAGTCACTTCTCTGTGACGTCCTTTCGAAGGATGCGCTTAAAACTGTTGGGTATCTCGAACATGTCGAGATTGAAAAATTGATTTCCGAGCATCTTTCCGGGACTGCCAATCATGAGAGTAAATTATGGGCCTTGATCAATTTGATTCTTTGGGAACAACAGCGTCGGAAAATCTAA